The Triplophysa rosa linkage group LG15, Trosa_1v2, whole genome shotgun sequence genome has a segment encoding these proteins:
- the ttbk2b gene encoding tau-tubulin kinase 2b isoform X1: protein MSGTGEQTDILAVGSMVRERWRVLKKIGGGGFGEIYEVLDQVNQVNVALKVESAQQPKQVLKMEVAVLKRLQGKDHVCRFVGCGRNDRFNYVVMELQGRNLADLRRTMTHGTFTVSTTFRLGRQILEAIESIHSVGFLHRDIKPSNFAMGRLASTCRTCYMLDFGLARQFTNSCQEVRPPRPVAGFRGTVRYASVNAHKNKEMGRHDDLWSLFYMLVEFMVGQLPWRKVKDKEQVGNMKETYNHRLMLKHLPDEFSVFLDHISNLDYYTKPDYQLLMSVFDNSMKSYNVVENDSYDWERTDSEDTLNVGTLATTAQQLTRLTPAYMGMANASVIPGDLQRENTEDVLQGERLSEADNCTPIPTQPAQETEIWEDVEHSRDRNLNHVQPLIRKVASEEERSKEGNQSPNSGSIQGSPRRVRSETLLIDRVAPLLRRMRHSQSMGLDKRLTPEPKPTIERFLEAYLGKQRPCLPQDRAVCRVEQGSLEDEEGAASSGYVAVNLSPIPQEGDSQEWVLVELEGGSGSAGSKPDEEERSGISPRSCSPLALPRTWSDPLPQRTSSLSGEFQAGACHTGPPFSRLPGLPGLPGITGLSGLSGLRRLPTIQPASMVHHNRTHLEQSFNAVLQSVQPQQKTIDESKLDNPSGPAEKEHNHVPAKSHNLADENFGSVKASEKDVESDSGCPNGGPSSTPNQGETTGHSVDAVPPRDLSPRSSRIPVRDLDSPTRRGFPAPLSPSFSLSCEHFPSAMLRDKFTFPAGSRGSDWQGEEPLSLSSSSGPLSSRSKIPRPISPTLVPEQLSTRFIPRPPPGKPPLRTGGENRRRRYRIRASSTGDADLLDNLTQLMQERGGLAVSSSSRYQQATSSSLQRSLSSSPSHFEGGQSQSPSSCSASPPPRISDLRLHHGSGHCSRVRAGSLESKATAKISK, encoded by the exons ATGAGTGGAACAGGAGAGCAGACTGATATTTTGGCCGTGGGGAGCATGGTGCGGGAGCGATGGAGAGTG TTGAAGAAGATTGGCGGGGGTGGTTTTGGTGAGATTTATGAAGTCTTGGACCAGGTGAACCAGGTCAATGTGGCTTTGAAAGTGGAGTCTGCACAGCAACCCAAACAGGTCCTGAAGATGGAAGTAGCCGTTCTGAAAAGGCTTCAGG GTAAAGACCATGTTTGCCGATTTGTCGGATGTGGCCGCAATGACCGGTTCAATTACGTGGTTATGGAGCTTCAG GGAAGAAACTTGGCAGACCTTCGACGCACCATGACTCACGGCACGTTCACCGTGTCCACCACATTCAGGCTGGGCAGACAAATTTTAGAAGCTATCGAGAGCATCCACTCTGTGGGCTTCCTACACAGAGACATCAAACCG tCCAACTTCGCAATGGGTCGGCTAGCCAGCACGTGCCGAACCTGTTACATGCTCGATTTTGGTTTGGCACGCCAGTTTACAAACTCATGTCAAGAAGTCCGTCCA ccaCGCCCAGTGGCAGGATTCAGAGGGACCGTCCGTTATGCTTCAGTTAATGCTCACAAGAAtaag GAAATGGGTCGACATGATGATCTGTggtctttattttatatgctTGTGGAGTTCATGGTGGGTCAGCTACCCTGGAGAAAAGTCAAGGACAAA GAACAGGTGGGAAATATGAAGGAGACGTACAATCATCGTCTCATGCTCAAGCACCTCCCAGATGAGTTTAGTGTTTTCCTTGATCATATCTCCAATCTGGACTACTACACAAAACCAGATTATCAG CTCCTTATGTCAGTCTTTGACAACAGTATGAAGAGCTATAATGTGGTGGAAAACGACTCCTATGACTGGGAGAGAACAGATTCAGAGGACACACTTAATGTTGGaaccctggcaaccacagccCAGCAGCTGACCCGTCTCACACCTGCATACATGGG TATGGCCAATGCCTCAGTGATCCCAGGCGATCTGCAGCGCGAGAACACAGAGGACGTCCTTCAAGGTGAGCGCCTCAGCGAGGCTGATAATTGCACGCCCATCCCAACTCAGCCTGCGCAGGAAACAGAGATCTGGGAGGATGTGGAGCACAGCCGCGATCGAAACCTCAACCACGTTCAGCCGCTGATCAGAAAG GTGGCTAGTGAGGAGGAACGAAGCAAAGAGGGCAACCAGAGCCCCAATAGTGGGTCCATCCAGGGGTCTCCCAGACGGGTGCGCTCTGAGACTTTGCTCATTGACCGCGTGGCTCCTTTGCTTAGACGGATGCGGCACAGCCAGAGCATGGGACTGGACAAAAGATTGACCCCTGAGCCTAAACCCACCATTGAACGCTTCTTAGAAGCCTA TTTAGGGAAGCAGCGGCCATGCTTGCCCCAGGACAGGGCTGTGTGTCGGGTTGAGCAGGGCTCCTTGGAGGACGAGGAAGGGGCAGCCAGCAGCGGTTACGTGGCCGTTAACCTCAGCCCGATCCCCCAAGAGGGTGACTCTCAGGAGTGGGTTCTAGTGGAGCTTGAGGGCGGAAGCGGTTCAGCTGGATCTAAACCTGATGAGGAGGAACGCTCAGGGATCTCGCCACGCTCCTGCAGCCCTCTCGCCCTGCCTCGCACCTGGTCTGACCCCCTGCCCCAGCGCACCAGCAGCCTGAGTGGAGAGTTCCAGGCAGGTGCATGCCACACTGGACCTCCGTTCTCTCGGTTACCAGGCTTGCCTGGTTTGCCTGGCATAACCGGACTATCCGGGCTGTCTGGATTGAGGAGATTGCCCACAATCCAGCCTGCATCAATGGTCCACCACAACAGGACTCATCTTGAGCAG TCATTCAATGCTGTGCTACAGTCTGTCCAGCCTCAGCAGAAGACGATAGATGAATCTAAGCTTGACAACCCGTCAGGCCCTGCAGAAAAAGAGCACAACCACGTGCCGGCTAAAAGCCACAATCTTGCAGATGAAAACTTTGGATCTGTTAAGGCCTCTGAGAAGGATGTGGAGAGTGACTCTGGCTGCCCTAATGGAGGACCTTCTTCAACCCCTAACCAGGGAGAGACAACTGGACACAGTGTTGATGCGGTTCCACCCCGCGATCTCTCCCCCCGATCCAGTCGCATACCGGTCCGTGACCTTGACTCTCCCACCCGCAGGGGTTTTCCGGCTCCGCTTTCCCCATCATTTTCGCTTTCGTGCGAGCACTTCCCCTCGGCTATGCTCCGCGACAAGTTCACCTTCCCCGCCGGCTCCCGTGGGTCTGACTGGCAAGGGGAGGAGCCACTCTCGTTATCGTCTTCTTCAGGCCCTTTGTCAAGCAGGAGTAAGATACCGAGACCCATAAGCCCCACTCTAGTGCCGGAACAGCTATCTACTCGATTCATTCCTCGGCCGCCACCAGGAAAACCACCCCTTCGCACAGGGGGCGAAAACAG GCGCAGACGCTACCGCATTCGGGCTAGCAGCACAGGCGACGCAGATCTTCTGGACAACCTCACTCAGCTTATGCAGGAGCGAGGCGGCCTGGCCGTCAGCTCCTCCTCTCGTTACCAACAAGCCACCTCCTCTTCTCTTCAACGCTCGCTAAGCTCCTCCCCTTCCCACTTTGAGGGCGGTCAGAGCCAGTCACCAAGTAGCTGTTCAGCCTCCCCGCCTCCTCGAATCAGTGACTTGCGACTGCATCATGGGTCAGGGCATTGCAGCAGAGTCAGAGCTGGAAGTCTTGAGAGCAAAGCCACAGCCAAAATTagcaaataa
- the ttbk2b gene encoding tau-tubulin kinase 2b isoform X2: MSGTGEQTDILAVGSMVRERWRVLKKIGGGGFGEIYEVLDQVNQVNVALKVESAQQPKQVLKMEVAVLKRLQGKDHVCRFVGCGRNDRFNYVVMELQGRNLADLRRTMTHGTFTVSTTFRLGRQILEAIESIHSVGFLHRDIKPSNFAMGRLASTCRTCYMLDFGLARQFTNSCQEVRPPRPVAGFRGTVRYASVNAHKNKEMGRHDDLWSLFYMLVEFMVGQLPWRKVKDKEQVGNMKETYNHRLMLKHLPDEFSVFLDHISNLDYYTKPDYQLLMSVFDNSMKSYNVVENDSYDWERTDSEDTLNVGTLATTAQQLTRLTPAYMGMANASVIPGDLQRENTEDVLQGERLSEADNCTPIPTQPAQETEIWEDVEHSRDRNLNHVQPLIRKVASEEERSKEGNQSPNSGSIQGSPRRVRSETLLIDRVAPLLRRMRHSQSMGLDKRLTPEPKPTIERFLEAYLGKQRPCLPQDRAVCRVEQGSLEDEEGAASSGYVAVNLSPIPQEGDSQEWVLVELEGGSGSAGSKPDEEERSGISPRSCSPLALPRTWSDPLPQRTSSLSGEFQAGACHTGPPFSRLPGLPGLPGITGLSGLSGLRRLPTIQPASMVHHNRTHLEQSVQPQQKTIDESKLDNPSGPAEKEHNHVPAKSHNLADENFGSVKASEKDVESDSGCPNGGPSSTPNQGETTGHSVDAVPPRDLSPRSSRIPVRDLDSPTRRGFPAPLSPSFSLSCEHFPSAMLRDKFTFPAGSRGSDWQGEEPLSLSSSSGPLSSRSKIPRPISPTLVPEQLSTRFIPRPPPGKPPLRTGGENRRRRYRIRASSTGDADLLDNLTQLMQERGGLAVSSSSRYQQATSSSLQRSLSSSPSHFEGGQSQSPSSCSASPPPRISDLRLHHGSGHCSRVRAGSLESKATAKISK, translated from the exons ATGAGTGGAACAGGAGAGCAGACTGATATTTTGGCCGTGGGGAGCATGGTGCGGGAGCGATGGAGAGTG TTGAAGAAGATTGGCGGGGGTGGTTTTGGTGAGATTTATGAAGTCTTGGACCAGGTGAACCAGGTCAATGTGGCTTTGAAAGTGGAGTCTGCACAGCAACCCAAACAGGTCCTGAAGATGGAAGTAGCCGTTCTGAAAAGGCTTCAGG GTAAAGACCATGTTTGCCGATTTGTCGGATGTGGCCGCAATGACCGGTTCAATTACGTGGTTATGGAGCTTCAG GGAAGAAACTTGGCAGACCTTCGACGCACCATGACTCACGGCACGTTCACCGTGTCCACCACATTCAGGCTGGGCAGACAAATTTTAGAAGCTATCGAGAGCATCCACTCTGTGGGCTTCCTACACAGAGACATCAAACCG tCCAACTTCGCAATGGGTCGGCTAGCCAGCACGTGCCGAACCTGTTACATGCTCGATTTTGGTTTGGCACGCCAGTTTACAAACTCATGTCAAGAAGTCCGTCCA ccaCGCCCAGTGGCAGGATTCAGAGGGACCGTCCGTTATGCTTCAGTTAATGCTCACAAGAAtaag GAAATGGGTCGACATGATGATCTGTggtctttattttatatgctTGTGGAGTTCATGGTGGGTCAGCTACCCTGGAGAAAAGTCAAGGACAAA GAACAGGTGGGAAATATGAAGGAGACGTACAATCATCGTCTCATGCTCAAGCACCTCCCAGATGAGTTTAGTGTTTTCCTTGATCATATCTCCAATCTGGACTACTACACAAAACCAGATTATCAG CTCCTTATGTCAGTCTTTGACAACAGTATGAAGAGCTATAATGTGGTGGAAAACGACTCCTATGACTGGGAGAGAACAGATTCAGAGGACACACTTAATGTTGGaaccctggcaaccacagccCAGCAGCTGACCCGTCTCACACCTGCATACATGGG TATGGCCAATGCCTCAGTGATCCCAGGCGATCTGCAGCGCGAGAACACAGAGGACGTCCTTCAAGGTGAGCGCCTCAGCGAGGCTGATAATTGCACGCCCATCCCAACTCAGCCTGCGCAGGAAACAGAGATCTGGGAGGATGTGGAGCACAGCCGCGATCGAAACCTCAACCACGTTCAGCCGCTGATCAGAAAG GTGGCTAGTGAGGAGGAACGAAGCAAAGAGGGCAACCAGAGCCCCAATAGTGGGTCCATCCAGGGGTCTCCCAGACGGGTGCGCTCTGAGACTTTGCTCATTGACCGCGTGGCTCCTTTGCTTAGACGGATGCGGCACAGCCAGAGCATGGGACTGGACAAAAGATTGACCCCTGAGCCTAAACCCACCATTGAACGCTTCTTAGAAGCCTA TTTAGGGAAGCAGCGGCCATGCTTGCCCCAGGACAGGGCTGTGTGTCGGGTTGAGCAGGGCTCCTTGGAGGACGAGGAAGGGGCAGCCAGCAGCGGTTACGTGGCCGTTAACCTCAGCCCGATCCCCCAAGAGGGTGACTCTCAGGAGTGGGTTCTAGTGGAGCTTGAGGGCGGAAGCGGTTCAGCTGGATCTAAACCTGATGAGGAGGAACGCTCAGGGATCTCGCCACGCTCCTGCAGCCCTCTCGCCCTGCCTCGCACCTGGTCTGACCCCCTGCCCCAGCGCACCAGCAGCCTGAGTGGAGAGTTCCAGGCAGGTGCATGCCACACTGGACCTCCGTTCTCTCGGTTACCAGGCTTGCCTGGTTTGCCTGGCATAACCGGACTATCCGGGCTGTCTGGATTGAGGAGATTGCCCACAATCCAGCCTGCATCAATGGTCCACCACAACAGGACTCATCTTGAGCAG TCTGTCCAGCCTCAGCAGAAGACGATAGATGAATCTAAGCTTGACAACCCGTCAGGCCCTGCAGAAAAAGAGCACAACCACGTGCCGGCTAAAAGCCACAATCTTGCAGATGAAAACTTTGGATCTGTTAAGGCCTCTGAGAAGGATGTGGAGAGTGACTCTGGCTGCCCTAATGGAGGACCTTCTTCAACCCCTAACCAGGGAGAGACAACTGGACACAGTGTTGATGCGGTTCCACCCCGCGATCTCTCCCCCCGATCCAGTCGCATACCGGTCCGTGACCTTGACTCTCCCACCCGCAGGGGTTTTCCGGCTCCGCTTTCCCCATCATTTTCGCTTTCGTGCGAGCACTTCCCCTCGGCTATGCTCCGCGACAAGTTCACCTTCCCCGCCGGCTCCCGTGGGTCTGACTGGCAAGGGGAGGAGCCACTCTCGTTATCGTCTTCTTCAGGCCCTTTGTCAAGCAGGAGTAAGATACCGAGACCCATAAGCCCCACTCTAGTGCCGGAACAGCTATCTACTCGATTCATTCCTCGGCCGCCACCAGGAAAACCACCCCTTCGCACAGGGGGCGAAAACAG GCGCAGACGCTACCGCATTCGGGCTAGCAGCACAGGCGACGCAGATCTTCTGGACAACCTCACTCAGCTTATGCAGGAGCGAGGCGGCCTGGCCGTCAGCTCCTCCTCTCGTTACCAACAAGCCACCTCCTCTTCTCTTCAACGCTCGCTAAGCTCCTCCCCTTCCCACTTTGAGGGCGGTCAGAGCCAGTCACCAAGTAGCTGTTCAGCCTCCCCGCCTCCTCGAATCAGTGACTTGCGACTGCATCATGGGTCAGGGCATTGCAGCAGAGTCAGAGCTGGAAGTCTTGAGAGCAAAGCCACAGCCAAAATTagcaaataa
- the slc35f6 gene encoding solute carrier family 35 member F6, which produces MSWTKYQLFLAGLMLTTGSLNTLSAKWADMFSAPGCKGSPEHTFSHPFVQAVGMFLGELSCLVVFHILLCHDRRRPEPSMDPGQNFSPLLFLPPALCDMIGTSIMYIALNMTSASSFQMLRGAVIIFTGLLSVSFLGRRLEPSQWIGILVTILGLVVVGLADFVSGHGDDSHKLSEVITGDLLIIMAQIIVAVQMVLEEKFVYKHNVHPLKAVGTEGFFGFVILSLLLIPMFYIHVGNFGDNPRQVLEDALDAFCQIGHKPLILLALLGNTVSIAFFNFAGISVTKEISATTRMVLDSLRTLVIWVVSLALGWEKFLGLQILGFIILLVGTALYNGLHKPLMAKLPCCSGPQRAEEEDVPEREGLLGRQDS; this is translated from the exons ATGTCTTGGACAAAATATCAGCTCTTTCTCGCCGGTCTGATGCTCACCACGGGCTCTCTTAACACGCTATCCGCGAA ATGGGCTGATATGTTCTCTGCACCTGGATGTAAGGGGTCTCCAGAACATACCTTCTCACATCCCTTTGTACAG GCTGTAGGAATGTTTTTAGGAGAGCTGTCCTGCCTGGTGGTGTTCCACATCCTCCTTTGTCATGATCGACGCAGACCTGAACCCTCTATGGACCCAGGCCAAAATTTCAGCCCCCTCCTTTTTCTCCCCCCTGCCCTTTGTGACATGATTGGGACGTCTATCATGTATATTG CTCTTAACATGACCAGCGCATCCAGTTTCCAGATGTTGAGAGGTGCTGTGATCATCTTCACTGGACTTCTGTCTGTATCATTCTTGGGACGACGACTGGAGCCCAGCCAGTGGATTGGGATCCTAGTCACGATCCTTGGTCTGGTGGTGGTTGGACTGGCTGACTTTGTGAGCGGCCATGGAGATGACAGTCACAAGCTCAGTGAGGTCATCACAG GAGATCTTTTGATCATCATGGCACAGATTATTGTGGCAGTCCAGATGGTCCTGGAGGAGAAGTTTGTTTACAAACACAACGTACATCCCCTAAAGGCTGTTGGGACTGAGG GTTTTTTTGGATTTGtcatcctctctctcctcctcattCCGATGTTCTATATCCACGTTGGCAATTTTGGCGATAACCCACGTCAGGTCCTCGAGGACGCGTTGGATGCTTTCTGTCAGATTGGCCACAAGCCTCTCATCTTGCTGGCACTGCTGGGCAACACCGTGAGCATCGCCTTCTTCAACTTTGCGGGCATCAGCGTCACCAAGGAAATTAGCGCCACCACACGTATGGTGCTGGACAGTCTGCGTACTCTAGTCATATGGGTTGTGAGTTTGGCGCTCGGTTGGGAGAAATTCCTCGGCCTGCAGATCCTGGGCTTCATTATTCTTCTTGTGGGTACGGCGCTGTACAATGGACTCCACAAGCCTTTGATGGCCAAGCTGCCATGCTGCTCTGGACCGCAGAGAGCAGAAGAGGAGGATGTGCCAGAAAGAGAGGGACTTCTTGGTAGACAGGACAGCTAA